From the Euphorbia lathyris chromosome 6, ddEupLath1.1, whole genome shotgun sequence genome, one window contains:
- the LOC136234049 gene encoding uncharacterized protein — translation MPAASIETWEQLAQAFLSKNFPLAKTARVIKELTSFSQNDNETLYEAWEHFKELQRLCPHHQLPVGLLMQTFYNGLNPITRGSLDAMSGGLFMKKTSAQARELLEEMAINSSMWPAERGHIPSAKPSSSTTSSVKGIVNLDPVAMLQAQFSALSHKIDRFMALCDPNGQPIQTDVDYEGMSEIEQVNFVQGQNQTNNPYSNTYNPGWRNHPNFNWRDNNNVNANQNRTTNYQNQSRDSISTLSSKIDKFIDAMSGKISNHDDGFIRIENKFDQLIKNQSSSIHNLEIQIGQLAKSIPSRKEGSLPSHTEENPKEHVKAITLRSGKNYLGPEMPENSTLPGTDLPKPKEDILKKKDAPIDSSTKTFVPKPPFPHKVRNKDYDKQLLTFLDKLKNLHINLTFMDAITQIPNYGKFLKDLISKKISWEGISSISLTEDCSSIVSSNLPTKLKDPGCFTIPCKLGDIEFPSCLCDLGASINLMPLSIFNKLGLEEDIKRTNMVLQLADQTTKRPYGIIEDILVKVDKFIFPTDFVILDFAYDVNCPLIFGRPFMNTGRALVDVSEGKVVLRIGDDKIEFDMNQVMKYPMEDFACMKLDLIEECVNDIVKKEEIIEPIMSEELEDKDPERLIREDGPVPPSIVVPPKLELKELPSHLRYAFLGEGDSLPIIISNKLTQVQEEKLKEVVRNRIGSMGWQISDLKGINPSIVMHRIHLEEDKPPKADRQRRLNPNMKEVVKNEITKLLDNGIIYPISDSEWVSPIHCVAKKGGITVVRNEEGELIPTRTTTGWRVCIDYRNLNKATRKDHFLLPFIDQMIERIVGHAFYYFLDGYSGFFQIYIYPDDQDKTTFTCPYGTFAYRRMPFGLCNAPATFQRCMTAIFNDFIKDIMEVFMDDFSVYGDSFDSCLENLDKVLSRCEETNLVLNWEKCHFMVDEGIVLGHKISEK, via the coding sequence atgccagccgcatcaattgagacttgggagcaattagcccaagcatttttatcaaaaaattttcctttagcaaaaaccgcaagagtcattaaagagttaacatctttttctcaaaatgataatgaaactctttatgaggcttgggaacattttaaagaacttcaacgtttatgcccacaccaccaattgcccgttggacttttaatgcaaacattttataatggactaaatcctataactagaggttcattggacgctatgtctggagggttattcatgaagaaaacatctgcccaagcaagagaacttttagaggaaatggcaatcaacagcagtatgtggcccgcagaacgtggacacataccatcagcgaaaccatcatcctcaactacatcatcagttaaaggtatagtgaatcttgatccagtagcgatgttgcaagcccaattttctgccttgtcgcacaaaattgataggtttatggcactgtgtgatcctaatggtcaaccaatccaaacggatgtggattacgaaggtatgagtgagattgaacaggtaaattttgtccaaggacaaaaccaaactaataacccgtattccaatacatataatcctggatggagaaatcatcctaactttaactggagagacaataataatgttaatgctaatcaaaatcgcactactaattatcaaaatcaatcaagagattcgattagcactttatcttctaaaatcgacaaattcattgatgcgatgagcggaaaaataagtaatcacgacgatggttttatacggatcgagaataaattcgatcagcttattaaaaaccaatcatccagcatccataatttggagattcaaattggacaactcgctaaatcaattccatcccgcaaagagggaagtcttccaagccatacggaagaaaatccgaaagagcatgttaaggctatcactcttcgttcagggaaaaactacttaggcccggaaatgcccgaaaattcgaccttacctggaactgatttaccgaagcccaaagaagatatattaaaaaaaaaagatgcaccgattgactctagtacaaaaacttttgtacccaaaccaccttttccacacaaagtccgcaacaaggactatgacaaacaacttttaacatttttagacaaacttaagaatttgcatattaatttaacatttatggatgcaattacgcaaattcccaattatggaaaattcctcaaagatttaatttcaaagaaaatcagttgggaaggaatttcatccatttcactaactgaagattgtagttcaattgtgtcaagtaatttgcccacaaaactcaaggatcccggatgttttaccattccgtgtaaattgggagatatagaattcccaagttgtctttgtgatttaggagcaagcattaacttgatgccattatctatttttaataagttaggcttagaagaagacatcaaacgtaccaatatggttttgcaattagcggatcaaaccactaaaagaccatacggtataattgaagatattttagttaaagttgacaaatttatttttcctaccgatttcgttattttagattttgcttatgacgtaaactgtccgctaatctttggtagaccgttcatgaacacgggacgtgctctagttgatgtgtcggaagggaaagtagttttacgaataggtgatgataagattgagtttgatatgaatcaagtgatgaaatatcctatggaggatttcgcttgtatgaaacttgatttaattgaagaatgtgtaaatgacattgttaaaaaagaagaaataatagaacctataatgagtgaggaactagaagataaggacccagaacgtttgattcgagaagatggaccagttccgccttcaattgtagttccacctaaattagaacttaaagaattaccaagtcatttgaggtacgctttcttaggcgaaggcgattctctacctattattatctctaacaaattaacacaagtccaagaagagaaattgaaagaagttgttagaaataggataggaagtatgggttggcaaatttcagacttaaaaggtattaatccgagcatcgtaatgcacagaattcacttagaagaagataagccacctaaagcggataggcaaagacgcctaaatccgaacatgaaagaagtagtaaaaaatgagattactaaacttcttgacaatggaatcatttatcctatttcggatagtgaatgggttagtccaatccattgtgtagctaaaaagggaggcataacagttgtaaggaatgaagaaggtgaattaatacctacgcgaaccaccactggttggagagtttgtatagattatagaaatctaaataaagcaactaggaaagatcattttcttcttcctttcattgatcaaatgatcgaaaggatagttggtcatgctttctattattttctagatggttactccggattctttcaaatatacatttacccggatgaccaagataaaacaaccttcacatgtccttacggaacatttgcatatagaagaatgccctttggtctgtgtaacgcacctgcaacatttcaacgttgtatgactgcaatttttaatgatttcattaaagatatcatggaagtttttatggacgatttttcagtttatggagattcttttgattcgtgcctagaaaacttggataaagttttgtctaggtgtgaagaaacaaatttggtattaaattgggaaaaatgtcatttcatggttgacgaaggaattgttttaggtcacaaaatatctgaaaaatga